In Prunus dulcis unplaced genomic scaffold, ALMONDv2, whole genome shotgun sequence, the following proteins share a genomic window:
- the LOC117612560 gene encoding uncharacterized protein LOC117612560 → MEESSQAQSTNLPHGQGNQGGQLLQVDEEVNHPCLNHGGRQRDWEVDQANSTPLTTEIEQTAPQKTFSTPSFTHFKGDSDPESHLKHFKSIMIFYKANDVLMCKVFAMTLLGVAQDWLHTLPSGSISSFEELVYVFNKEYTFYRTIKKNPDHLFNLQKKHDESLRDYIKRFKAERQTSLDVTTKSRHRPSRGACQLSDDDRTAAKKAAKQADQPVKQASQRNDMIKDKDRGKRGLQPQRGALIADNHTMSTVPIHQILAQVKNKHWLKKPSPLKGNPAKKDTSRYCEFHEGHNHYTNDGFAWKKHLEELIGDCHCTEFIAKGAIQ, encoded by the exons ATGGAGGAATCTTCGCAAGCTCAATCCACCAATCTGCCTCATGGGCAGGGCAACCAAGGAGGTCAACTTCTTCAAGTCGACGAGGAAGTCAACCATCCCTGCCTGAATCATGGGGGTCGCCAACGTGATTG GGAGGTGGACCAAGCAAACTCTACGCCTTTGACTACCGAGATCGAGCAAACTGCTCCCCAAAAGACATTCTCAACGCCTTCATTCACACATTTCAAAGGGGATTCCGATCCTGAGAGCCATCTAAAGCACTTCAAAAGTATCATGATCTTCTACAAGGCTAATGACGTGCTgatgtgcaaggtgtttgcaatgactttGCTAGGAGTAGCCCAAGACTGGCTCCACACCCTGCCATCTGGGTCAATCAGCAGCTTCGAGGAGCTAGTTTACGTCTTCAACAAAGAATACACTTTTTACAGGAcaatcaagaagaaccctgaTCACCTGTTCAACCTGCAAAAGAAGCATGATGAATCCCTCCGGgattacatcaagaggttcaaagcaGAACGGCAAACATCATTGGATGTGACGACTAAATCGCGTCATCGGCCTTCAAGAGGGGCTTGCCAATTGAGT GACGATGATCGGACCGCAGCAAAGAAAGCTGCCAAGCAAGCTGATCAACCGGTTAAGCAGGCAAGCCAAAGAAACGACATGATAAAAGACAAGGATAGAGGCAAGCGCGGATTACAGCCTCAGAGAGGTGCTCTAATAGCCGACAACCATACCATGTCCACTGTCCCAATACACCAGATCTTAGCCCAAGTAAAGAACAAGCATTGGTTGAAGAAACCATCACCTTTGAAGGGAAACCCAGCTAAGAAGGATACCAGTAGATACTGCGAATTCCATGAAGGGCACAATCATTACACAAATGACGGCTTCGCCTGGAAAAAGCACCTCGAAGAATTGATCGGAGACTGCCATTGCACGGAATTCATCGCAAAGGGGGCTATCCAGTAA